The Alteromonas gilva genome includes a window with the following:
- a CDS encoding alpha/beta hydrolase, translated as MKKLSLLLLLLITSLYAFAQNAPTVTNKNVEKQSFLGEPYRLYPDDKERQQNDQEMWGQVSISMPGRFNSEQYLVRNVTNPSLYAFIPEPETATGTAVIIAPGGAFLSLAVQTEGLEVAKALNAQGIAAFILTYTLNETPVDVNEYGAYVSSVFAAKAKGKGPDTFVSQAPKDALQALTFVKDNAKKFAVNPQHIGFMGFSAGAKTTLMASIAETDNRPAFLGYIYGSMKALEVPNDAPPMFTAIALDDGLYGKGGFGIVTAWQKQSVPVEVHAYEKGDHGFGVGRPGTTSTGMIPQFVNWLKSRGL; from the coding sequence ATGAAAAAACTCAGTTTATTGTTGCTATTGTTAATAACAAGCCTGTACGCCTTTGCGCAAAATGCCCCGACGGTTACCAATAAGAATGTCGAGAAGCAATCATTTCTGGGTGAACCTTATCGGCTTTATCCGGACGATAAAGAAAGGCAACAAAATGATCAGGAAATGTGGGGGCAGGTGTCCATCTCAATGCCTGGTAGATTCAATTCTGAGCAATACCTTGTTCGCAATGTCACTAATCCGTCATTGTATGCATTTATACCTGAGCCTGAAACAGCAACCGGCACGGCTGTTATCATTGCGCCGGGCGGCGCGTTTTTGTCTCTGGCAGTGCAAACAGAAGGGCTTGAGGTTGCAAAAGCACTCAATGCACAAGGCATTGCGGCCTTTATTCTTACCTATACCTTAAATGAGACGCCTGTTGATGTGAATGAATATGGTGCTTATGTGAGCAGTGTGTTTGCTGCTAAAGCGAAAGGTAAGGGTCCTGATACCTTCGTTTCACAAGCACCAAAAGATGCGCTTCAGGCACTAACGTTTGTGAAAGATAACGCAAAGAAGTTTGCGGTAAATCCCCAACACATTGGCTTTATGGGATTTTCTGCGGGGGCCAAGACAACCTTAATGGCTTCTATTGCTGAAACCGATAACCGTCCTGCATTTTTAGGCTATATCTACGGGTCAATGAAAGCGCTGGAAGTACCAAACGATGCACCACCGATGTTTACCGCCATTGCATTAGATGATGGATTATATGGTAAGGGCGGTTTTGGTATCGTCACCGCATGGCAAAAACAGTCTGTACCGGTTGAGGTTCATGCCTATGAAAAGGGTGATCATGGCTTTGGTGTGGGCAGACCGGGCACGACGTCAACAGGAATGATCCCGCAGTTTGTAAACTGGCTTAAAAGTAGAGGCCTGTAG
- a CDS encoding glycoside hydrolase family 1 protein produces MIDRRQFLAMASATMTAPLFAKAATSSVPQDGSFPDKFFWGAASAGHQVEGNNVNSDIWLLENVKPTLFKEQSGDACNSFELWETDLELCRSLGFSAYRFSIEWARIEPEPGLFSQAMIDHYKRIIDGCHKRNMIPLVTFNHFASPVWFGARGGWINPEAPALFANYCSKVASQVADSIGYAVTFNEPNLLRLLKVIGIPPFVWDMQEKMLAAAGKASQSDYFCAINAARLSDLDVMNSLLIEGHIAARQAIKAERTNLDVGFTLAMLDDQSEGPDSVRDDMRQYNYGDWLNVTETDFIGVQNYEKVIWNDKGRVHTPEDAEKNNAGSWIDATSLANTVAYTYAETGKPIIVSEHGIGTNDDSQRERFIKHSLKHLQRLIEDGVPVKGYIHWTLLDNFEWISGYSEHFGLHTVDRKTFERKPKPSALAYSKIIKQNRV; encoded by the coding sequence ATGATCGATCGACGGCAATTCCTTGCAATGGCATCTGCAACCATGACTGCACCACTTTTTGCCAAAGCTGCAACGTCTTCTGTTCCACAGGATGGTTCGTTTCCGGATAAATTCTTCTGGGGCGCAGCGAGTGCCGGCCATCAGGTTGAAGGCAATAACGTAAATTCCGATATCTGGTTGCTGGAAAATGTAAAACCTACCTTATTTAAAGAGCAATCCGGGGATGCATGTAACAGTTTCGAGTTGTGGGAAACTGATTTGGAGCTCTGCCGTAGTCTTGGATTCAGCGCTTACCGTTTTTCTATTGAATGGGCACGAATTGAACCGGAACCAGGTTTATTTAGTCAGGCCATGATTGATCACTACAAGCGTATTATAGACGGGTGTCACAAGCGAAATATGATCCCGCTGGTTACTTTTAACCATTTCGCCAGTCCGGTATGGTTTGGCGCTCGCGGCGGTTGGATCAACCCTGAAGCGCCTGCATTGTTTGCAAATTACTGCAGCAAAGTCGCCAGTCAAGTCGCTGACAGTATTGGTTATGCGGTAACGTTTAACGAACCTAACTTACTACGCTTATTAAAAGTGATAGGCATACCGCCCTTTGTTTGGGATATGCAGGAAAAAATGCTGGCTGCTGCAGGAAAAGCATCCCAGTCTGATTATTTCTGTGCGATAAATGCGGCACGATTATCAGATTTGGATGTGATGAACTCGCTTTTAATTGAAGGCCACATAGCTGCACGTCAAGCAATCAAAGCAGAACGCACTAATCTTGATGTTGGTTTTACTCTGGCGATGTTGGATGACCAATCTGAAGGGCCGGATTCCGTTCGTGATGATATGCGACAGTATAACTATGGCGACTGGTTAAACGTGACAGAAACCGATTTTATCGGCGTGCAAAACTATGAAAAGGTGATATGGAATGATAAAGGGCGTGTACACACACCGGAAGATGCTGAAAAGAATAATGCCGGTAGCTGGATTGACGCGACCTCATTGGCCAATACAGTAGCCTACACCTATGCAGAAACAGGCAAGCCTATTATTGTTTCCGAACATGGTATTGGTACAAACGATGATAGTCAGCGCGAACGATTCATTAAACATTCTTTAAAGCATTTACAACGTCTTATTGAGGACGGAGTGCCGGTGAAAGGCTATATCCACTGGACGTTGCTGGATAACTTTGAATGGATATCGGGTTATTCCGAACACTTTGGGTTGCATACCGTCGATAGAAAGACCTTCGAACGCAAACCAAAACCCAGTGCTTTAGCCTACTCAAAAATTATTAAACAGAATCGCGTATAG
- a CDS encoding glutathione S-transferase family protein, translated as MFRLFASPGACSQISIIILEKAQANYELHSVHLAKGEHKKAEYLSINPKGKVPALMTKHGVLTETPAIVLFLHEEFENADILPANYPVTEVVSDLSWFASFIHPLITRYAKPDLIGVTTEVDAVKTVAQTQLNSAYRSIEKRLSASPFWNGDNWSAVDVYLFWTINRLKRAGFAFSEFDHVIQHYQKMLASPVVKRALLKESAL; from the coding sequence ATGTTTAGATTATTCGCATCCCCTGGAGCCTGCTCTCAGATTTCCATTATTATATTGGAAAAAGCGCAGGCTAATTATGAACTCCACAGTGTTCACCTCGCCAAAGGTGAACACAAAAAGGCAGAATATCTTTCAATTAATCCCAAAGGAAAAGTCCCCGCTCTGATGACTAAACACGGGGTGCTCACTGAAACGCCGGCTATTGTGTTATTTTTGCATGAAGAATTCGAAAATGCAGATATTCTTCCTGCTAACTACCCGGTGACTGAAGTCGTCAGCGATCTGAGCTGGTTTGCCAGTTTTATTCATCCACTTATTACCCGTTACGCTAAACCAGATCTAATTGGCGTGACCACTGAAGTCGATGCAGTAAAAACAGTCGCTCAAACTCAATTGAACAGCGCCTATCGCAGCATTGAGAAAAGGCTGTCGGCCTCCCCTTTTTGGAATGGTGACAACTGGAGCGCCGTTGACGTTTACCTGTTCTGGACTATAAATCGGTTGAAACGGGCAGGTTTTGCATTTTCGGAATTTGACCACGTTATTCAACACTATCAAAAAATGTTAGCCAGCCCTGTGGTGAAACGCGCGTTACTGAAAGAAAGCGCATTGTGA
- a CDS encoding alpha/beta hydrolase, with translation MQISAISNQIRSLGRELGPSMMEGLLTIFDNEQKLLVARQPASATNVAYGDHERHVLDIYGADSRRSDASKPVFVFVHGGGFLKGDKGDDERWYNACVGRMAAELGWLGVVINYRLAPDFTWPSGGDDVSRVVAWLNDNIHEYGGDANNIILCGTSAGACHVATYLQLNPGKTDIKAAVLLSGLYGVTPLDERDTLYYGDASMYQSRMPLPALIATSIPLFIACTELDPERFQQECIGLLQARLQVNHTLDRSMILSGHNHYSIAGHLGTSDRRLSSEIRDFVNEVISA, from the coding sequence ATGCAAATATCAGCCATAAGCAATCAAATCCGCAGTTTGGGTCGAGAGCTTGGCCCTTCTATGATGGAAGGCTTGCTGACGATTTTTGATAACGAGCAGAAATTGCTGGTCGCCAGACAACCTGCGAGCGCCACCAATGTTGCTTATGGCGATCATGAACGTCATGTGCTGGATATTTACGGTGCTGATAGTCGTCGCAGTGACGCAAGTAAACCTGTATTCGTCTTCGTACACGGAGGAGGATTTTTAAAAGGTGATAAGGGGGACGATGAACGCTGGTATAATGCCTGTGTTGGTCGCATGGCAGCAGAGTTGGGGTGGTTAGGCGTCGTTATTAATTATCGCCTGGCCCCAGACTTTACATGGCCTAGTGGTGGCGATGATGTCTCTCGTGTAGTCGCGTGGTTAAACGATAATATTCATGAGTATGGTGGTGATGCGAATAACATCATCCTATGCGGCACCTCTGCCGGGGCCTGTCATGTGGCTACCTACTTACAGCTTAATCCAGGCAAAACAGACATCAAAGCGGCAGTCTTGCTCTCGGGGTTATATGGTGTGACGCCATTGGATGAGCGTGATACGTTGTATTATGGTGATGCGTCCATGTATCAATCGCGAATGCCGTTACCCGCACTTATTGCTACTTCTATTCCCTTATTTATTGCCTGTACTGAACTCGACCCAGAGCGCTTCCAACAGGAATGCATCGGGCTATTACAAGCGCGCCTTCAGGTTAATCATACCCTTGATCGCAGCATGATACTCTCTGGCCATAATCACTACTCAATAGCCGGGCATCTTGGAACATCCGACCGGCGCCTGAGTAGTGAGATTCGCGATTTTGTGAACGAGGTCATTTCGGCTTAA